ataaataaattgctctTTTAACAGCAATATATTTATGCTACTGCAGACATCTTCATCCTCTACTTGTTTACTTATCTCACTATAGAAATTTGGAGCAAAACATATCTATGATCCGAGAACTTATTTTCTGTCTACACAGCAAAGTACTGACCAGTACAGTGGTTTTCAACTGTTTATTCTACTTTACATAACACTGTATATTTAACCATTTGCAGTTCTTATAAAATAGCCCCTATGATTAATAAGGTGCTTAAATCTATAATGTTCATTTTTCACAGCATAttatttctggaaaaaaaaattaaacaaaacaaatatacaccAAATGGGCATTCAAACAGATCACAAACAATTCTTTGTCACCCTCTCGATAATGTCACCGTGATGCCAGTATTCCAAGCTGGTGCTTAATTTAAACAACAATATTTATCCAGTTTTGTCCTTTAATTATCCTGTAAAAtcaaagaatatatatttatattcagaaCAATAATAATCTTCTCTCTGTCTATGTTTCTGTTCAGTGTCACCATATATAACCTGATGTTGTacagtaagtaaaggaatggTTACATTCCTCTATCAGATAATGGCAAAGTCATTCAGCCAGTTTAACTTTTAATGCTTTAATGAATTGAAGTATTATTTTGCAGTTGGTTCTGTTTCTTCCGTTGGCGCCCCTGTTTCTATAACCTCCAGCACTTCAGGCTCAGGTTCTAACATTTTCTCAATTTTGGATACACGCTGTTTAAGTTTCTGTTGCGCCGAGTCATACTCCGCCAACAGTCTAGCAAATTTTGTTTGCAGATTGTCGACTAAGCTTTCCATGTGAGTCACCTTTTCTTCAATGTCTTTGGGATCGACGCCAGCATTGGCAATGTCTAGGTCAAGAAGGCCGTCTTTCATTAGGATCTGTCTTCCCTTTTCCTCCAGCATGGCTTTAGCATCAGGATATTCAGTTAGCGCTTCCATTAGGTCATCTTTATACAGGCAGAAGAGATCAGAATATCCAATACTTTTAATGTTTGCTGTTCTTCTGTTACCAGCTCTACTACCTTTGATGTTAAGAATGCTGATCTCCCCAAAGTAGCTGCCATCGCTCAAAACTACAAATTGTGTAATTCCATCGTCTGCTACAACTGCAAGTTTACCTTCTTTAATAATGTACATTTCCCGCCCAATATCTCCTTTCCTGCAAATGTAATCTCCAGGGCTGTATACTTGAGGTTGTAGCTTCAAAACTAATTCAATCAAAAGTCCAGCTTCGCAATCAGCAAAGATGCGGACTTTCTTCAGTGTGTCCAGATGGACATTGATAGCAATTTCCGCTCTTAACTTGTCAGGTAAGTATTTCAACACTTCTCTTTCATCAACAGCTTTTTTATTTGTCCACAAATAGTCAAACCACTTAATTACTCTTTTCTCTAAATCCTTGCTGACTTTACGGAAGTGCATGTACTGTTTGATAGCATCAATCCTCCCCTGGAACTCTGCTCTGGCTGCGTTCATGTTTGAAATCATGGAACCGACATTACCAACGATGGTAGCGAAAATCAATACTCCCACTAAGAAATCAGCGACCACAAACCAGAATTCTGAGTCTTGAACAGGTGGTGGGGTCTCACCAATAGTTGTCAGGGTCAGCGTTGACCAATATAGACTATACACATACTTCCTGGCCAGACGACCATAGTCTGGGTGTGAAGTATTAGGGTAGACCCATGTATCTTCTCCAAACCCTATGGCTTTCGAAATTGAATAGTAGACACAGGCATTCCAGTGGATGATGATCACGATGTACATGATGAGGTTAGAAATCCTGAAGATGTTTGGGTAGTTGGTCCTTGTTTCAGTTCGCTGGAAGAACTCAAACATGCGAGCGACTCTGAGCAATTTATTGAGCCTAAGTTCTGGGTAGTTTAATccgaatttcaaatataaaatatctgtTGGTACAATGGACATTAAGTCCAGCTTAAATTGCAAAGTCTTTTTGTATTTGTCTCTCAGTTTGCTTTCATCTCTGACAAGAAGCCCTTGCTCCAAATAACcttgaaataaaacaattaagGTCATTGAGGTTGGATCTGTGAATTATTGTATTTCATCGCACAATGTACAGTAGTTATATGCATATACATCATACAGGTTGTACAGTATTGTAGCAAAGCAAAATGCTGTTTTTTATATCAAGAAATCTGTCTTGCTGATTTATATTTCTGGATACCTTATTAACACTGATCATCAAATATTGTTTTCCTTGTTAAATATATCTACTTTATTAATCAATACTTCTCTCTGGCATTATTAATAttaccaaccaatcagaattaTTGGGTCTCCCTCTAAACCTAACAAGTGTTGTTCCTCTCATTTACACAGTGTACTTTTCACACCTAAACAACTCtctaaccactttttttttttttttgcattacctGCACAATACCACAAATTACACTTGAAAAATAGAAGAACCttttaatgtattataataataacaataatcttTTAAATCACCCATATCCACGCCCCATCTATTTAATCCTTTTATGCCCAGCTCACGTATTTCAAGGTTCCcaataatagtattaataatcATCCCTAATCTAAACTATTACTGCCACCCAAAAAAGTTCATTAGTAATTATCCCTGTATTGCTCCAAACTATATCATCGGTTCATTTCTGACCTTCGTGTTTAGTTTTCACAAAAACTCTCAAACTCTCAACAATACAGAGTGGATGTTATAAACTTAAGAACCTAAAAGACACTTTTCTGGTCCAATGGAGACATTTACCAGTATAGGTATTTGCATTGTGTCCAAACAGACCAAAATTTTTTATAGGGGGCTATTAGTTCAACTCACTTTATCAGGTTTGAGGCTCTAGTATCTGTCACAGATTTTGGGCTTGCTGGATGGACTGTGCCAGCTAAGACAGATATTGTAGCCTTAAACTTGTTCTAAATGAAATGGAACACATGCAGATAGAGGTCAGGAGCTGGACCTGACAGTTCCTGTTCTgatcagaatgggaagactttggcgtgagttggtcagcttaacatttattgcaatatgtggaactaacattccctgtttttaatatagaacagtacctggtacagcattaattatgtgtttggagagtgcagagtatccctgttttcttgtctatacaatgtgggcaaccccctcttgcaccccagtctgtacatggtgagtgcagaggatctctgtctgtttttgtttatacaatataagtcccatgactcttgcaccccattctttacattaattaattccaacttgtgtgaggtgagtcccaggtctcccatggctgctagtgctagggaaagacttgcctttaaaagctgtgtgcaggtaagccttaagcctaTAAAATATCCAGATAATATAagccagataaaatagcatagcatttgatcatgttaggactgaccagaatgggaagactttggcgtgagttggtcagcttaacatatattgcaatatgtccctgtttttaagatagaacagtacttggtacagcattaattatgtatttagagagtacagagtatccctgttttccagTTCCTGTACTGACCCTTCTCTAGTTACAGGGGGAGAGAGATGGTGAAAGGGGGGTAAGGATAAGACTGAAAGGTTCCAGCTAGGGATATATTCAAGGGGAGAGTtggatttcatgattcattgccCCAACATTACAAATCAGCTGTTAGAAGAGGGAGCAGTGAAAGATGGTGGTTTGTGTTGGAGGAGTGAGGaaataataaaagttattgtTCGCTATGTGACGTATTGCAATCAGCATCTTCCTAGCCCCCAGTATGTCCAAAGAGCATTAATTAGAAGCTGCCAACCTGTCACTTCTTGTGTATATCATcttgttaatatttatatatgtttgccAATACTTGCTGTATTATATATGTCGTACGAAAAAACATTGCAGATAGAGCAAGTTGTTCAGAGTAGAGCGACAAGCTGCAGTTTGGGAGTACTCGCAAAACAAAACACGAGGGATGTGGATGTCAGACATTTCATCTTGCTGGTGCTGCAGCAAGTTTATCATCTTAACAGGGTCTTCTACCTTTGAGGGTGTAGGTTTACACAACTGGCCATTGCATAGCAAACTCCTGGGGAACCCTTCCATATAACTTCCAAATTAGTGTGATGCTTTTGTCCCCAGTACTCCTTTATATATGGGCTCGATGCTGGATAGCTGTGTTAAAGGAAAAATCTTGCGAGCATCGAATAAGGGACTGGATGCCATTTCAGTCAATGAATCAAATAATTTGTCTAATGAAGCTTTCCATTAGTTGTCCCAGCTCTGGCCACGACTATAATGAGAGCAGTCTGCAAACTCTCTGATGTCCACACTGCAGAATGTTACATGCTGCTTATGCATTGTTGAACAAAAGAGGGTTTTTCTACACATTGGGCCTCACTTAGAGTAAGGAGGAGTACAATTTTGCacattggtaaaaccatgttgcgctGCAGGGGAGGGGGGTTCCAAATGTGCGGACGAATTTAGAGCTGGGACAGGGGGCACATCCTAGCTCAGCTTTAAATCACAGAGTaaatttgtgtttgtgtgttacatgtgaAAGCAGGTAgtgttttccctgcatgcaaaaatacatgaatttgcaccccttgcatcgcaaAATGGTTTATCCGAATGCGCACTTGTACCCTTTGGATAGATTGGCTCCTGACTGTAAATGAGGCTCATTGTCTTATGCCACAATTCAGCTTATTTCTGTTCTGATctcttctatttttttaaaaaaaagttcttgaGCACGTTAATAATATACGAAATAGTAAAAAAGATCAGGAAAAACTTAAGACACTCACCTCAGTtgccaaacattttttattatagcaTGATGGCAATCCTAAAGGATTACAAGCATTTGCAATGGTCAGAGTTCATTTAGGTATTAGAGGTGGCGATCTACAAAAAGAGCTACTCCGAAAGGAAACCAAAATGATATTTCAAATGGGGTGTATGGCCCCTTACGGGCTCAATGACTACAAC
The Mixophyes fleayi isolate aMixFle1 chromosome 1, aMixFle1.hap1, whole genome shotgun sequence DNA segment above includes these coding regions:
- the CNGA1 gene encoding cyclic nucleotide-gated channel alpha-1; this translates as MAKLINTHHTYGTVPKVSIQDMDEEINRMENGESSRFLNKQEENIGAVHTGEHVKCYSIYASKNRVHAVTATLHREQHLPGTTAVCNINNSNNKDEEEKKKKKKEKKGKSDHKKEKKKDKEKKKDKEKGAKDKTEKENKKDNGKEKEKEKEKADKDKDKDKDKDKDKKEEKKKDIFVIDPSGNMYYNWLFCITMPVMYNWTMLIARACFDELQQDYLEVWYVLDYLSDAIYIADMFVRTRTGYLEQGLLVRDESKLRDKYKKTLQFKLDLMSIVPTDILYLKFGLNYPELRLNKLLRVARMFEFFQRTETRTNYPNIFRISNLIMYIVIIIHWNACVYYSISKAIGFGEDTWVYPNTSHPDYGRLARKYVYSLYWSTLTLTTIGETPPPVQDSEFWFVVADFLVGVLIFATIVGNVGSMISNMNAARAEFQGRIDAIKQYMHFRKVSKDLEKRVIKWFDYLWTNKKAVDEREVLKYLPDKLRAEIAINVHLDTLKKVRIFADCEAGLLIELVLKLQPQVYSPGDYICRKGDIGREMYIIKEGKLAVVADDGITQFVVLSDGSYFGEISILNIKGSRAGNRRTANIKSIGYSDLFCLYKDDLMEALTEYPDAKAMLEEKGRQILMKDGLLDLDIANAGVDPKDIEEKVTHMESLVDNLQTKFARLLAEYDSAQQKLKQRVSKIEKMLEPEPEVLEVIETGAPTEETEPTAK